Proteins from one Desulfonema limicola genomic window:
- the uxx1 gene encoding UXX-star selenoprotein family 1, with protein MSEIIKIYGKSGUPYTSKAREAHKEHTYFDVKQDQEKMDEMLKLSKGQRKVPVIVQGEKVTIGYGGT; from the coding sequence ATGAGTGAAATTATCAAGATTTACGGAAAATCAGGTTGACCTTACACAAGCAAGGCTCGTGAGGCCCACAAAGAACACACTTATTTTGATGTTAAGCAAGATCAGGAAAAAATGGATGAAATGCTTAAACTGTCAAAGGGGCAGCGCAAGGTTCCTGTAATTGTTCAGGGTGAAAAAGTAACCATCGGCTATGGAGGAACATGA
- the metF gene encoding methylenetetrahydrofolate reductase [NAD(P)H]: MRVVNLYKNNNKPVISFEFFPPRDEKSAETFYKTVDELKLLQPDYVSMTFGAGGSTRDGSYQAVKRLTGDKNLPTAAYIAGYGLGPDEITQALDKYKELGVETIFVIRGDEPKNIEFTPHPESFSYACDMISFIKQRYDFTLGCAGYPEGHIQAESLEKDIEYLKLKIDSGAEYIVTQYCYDNKIFFDYVEKCRAAGISVPIIPGIMPVYTVKMTKMLAKVCGTAITDELQKGLDRLADADSNEVLNFGIDFAFSQCRDLLKTGVSGLHFYTMDRSRSTTEILNRLKKENLI; this comes from the coding sequence TTTCCTCCCAGAGATGAAAAATCTGCTGAAACCTTTTATAAAACAGTTGATGAACTTAAATTACTTCAGCCTGATTATGTATCAATGACATTTGGAGCAGGAGGATCAACCAGGGACGGTTCATATCAGGCAGTAAAAAGATTGACTGGCGATAAAAATCTGCCAACTGCTGCCTATATTGCAGGATATGGTCTCGGGCCTGATGAAATAACCCAGGCTCTGGATAAATATAAAGAACTTGGGGTTGAAACAATTTTTGTTATTCGGGGTGATGAACCAAAAAATATTGAGTTTACTCCTCATCCTGAGAGCTTTTCCTATGCTTGTGATATGATTTCTTTTATAAAACAAAGATATGATTTCACACTTGGATGTGCAGGTTATCCTGAAGGGCATATTCAGGCTGAAAGCCTTGAAAAAGATATAGAATATCTAAAACTCAAGATAGACAGCGGAGCCGAATATATTGTTACCCAGTACTGCTATGACAATAAAATCTTTTTTGATTATGTTGAAAAATGCAGGGCAGCCGGAATTTCAGTACCCATTATTCCAGGAATAATGCCTGTTTATACTGTTAAAATGACCAAAATGCTAGCCAAGGTATGCGGAACTGCTATTACAGATGAATTGCAAAAAGGTTTAGACAGACTTGCAGATGCTGATAGTAATGAAGTGTTAAATTTTGGTATAGACTTTGCTTTTTCTCAATGCAGGGATTTGCTTAAAACCGGGGTATCAGGACTGCATTTTTATACAATGGACAGAAGCAGATCAACAACAGAGATTTTGAACCGGCTGAAAAAGGAAAATCTTATTTAA
- a CDS encoding RNA polymerase sigma factor gives MPNINNNASDLDIIEQIVRGNINAFEIILKKYETHVLNILKKHLPYEQVEETAQEVFIRVYNSLPGFKQKSTFKHWISSIAVKTCYDFWRKQYKTKEVAVASLSEKQQNRMEMILSDQAGQYFKEEELKNETRELLDLALSKLSPENRMVIELTYLEGLSIKQTASLLGWSSANVKIRCFRSRKELNKIMKQLSPSACL, from the coding sequence ATGCCAAATATTAATAACAATGCCAGTGATCTTGACATTATTGAACAGATTGTCAGGGGAAATATAAATGCTTTTGAAATCATATTAAAAAAATATGAAACCCATGTTTTAAATATCTTAAAAAAGCATCTGCCATATGAACAGGTTGAAGAAACTGCTCAAGAGGTTTTTATAAGGGTTTATAACTCCCTGCCTGGATTTAAACAAAAAAGCACATTTAAACACTGGATTTCTTCTATTGCAGTTAAAACCTGTTATGATTTCTGGAGAAAACAATATAAAACAAAGGAGGTGGCTGTTGCCTCCTTGAGTGAAAAACAGCAAAACCGGATGGAAATGATATTATCTGACCAGGCTGGTCAATATTTTAAAGAGGAAGAATTAAAAAATGAAACAAGGGAACTGCTTGATCTGGCATTATCTAAGCTGTCTCCTGAAAACAGGATGGTAATTGAGCTGACCTATCTTGAAGGATTATCAATAAAACAAACAGCATCACTTCTGGGATGGAGCAGTGCTAATGTTAAAATTCGTTGTTTTCGATCACGTAAAGAACTAAATAAGATCATGAAACAGTTAAGCCCGTCAGCTTGTTTATAA
- a CDS encoding universal stress protein, with amino-acid sequence MNKEIKKMFALPLDVSLRSLKSIDYLDLIFQADKNINVALLHAMPRLPSFLVETCMSSSDSAKELKAIKNENKRIANEILKKGKTRIEACGYISENIQEIRIEEQHSIPQDICRWSEGNQVDAILLHTRGLSKLEAFFMGQVTMKLLECCQTCPIWVIKGNVQEKNILLPIDASEKALKAVDHAGFILKNTDNKIILFHSKQELSSFVPRSLLGNIPSIKAIWAQKSKADIKPYIEKAQEILLNAGIPEKNITLKVIEGTEKADKDILKEAAGSKCGTIVIGRQGFSSDQVFVMGGNTRKILEGASDMAVWIV; translated from the coding sequence ATGAATAAAGAAATCAAAAAAATGTTTGCACTGCCCTTAGATGTCTCTTTAAGATCTTTGAAATCAATTGATTATCTTGATCTTATCTTTCAAGCAGATAAAAATATTAATGTGGCCCTGCTTCATGCCATGCCCAGGCTGCCTTCATTTCTTGTGGAAACCTGCATGTCCAGCTCTGATTCTGCAAAAGAGCTTAAAGCCATAAAAAATGAAAACAAAAGAATTGCAAATGAGATATTAAAAAAAGGCAAAACAAGGATTGAGGCCTGCGGCTATATTTCTGAAAATATACAGGAAATACGTATAGAAGAACAGCACAGCATACCTCAAGACATCTGCAGATGGTCAGAAGGCAATCAAGTGGATGCTATTTTGCTTCATACCAGGGGATTGAGCAAATTAGAAGCCTTTTTTATGGGCCAGGTAACAATGAAGCTGCTGGAATGCTGCCAGACATGCCCCATATGGGTAATAAAAGGCAATGTTCAAGAAAAAAACATACTCCTGCCCATTGATGCTTCTGAAAAAGCACTTAAAGCTGTAGATCATGCAGGATTTATTTTAAAAAATACTGACAATAAGATAATTTTGTTTCATTCAAAACAAGAGTTAAGCAGTTTTGTACCCAGGTCTCTTTTGGGGAATATTCCCAGTATTAAAGCTATCTGGGCACAAAAATCAAAAGCAGATATAAAACCTTATATAGAAAAAGCACAGGAAATACTTTTAAATGCAGGTATCCCTGAAAAAAATATTACTTTAAAAGTAATTGAAGGCACTGAAAAAGCAGATAAGGATATTTTAAAAGAAGCTGCCGGCAGCAAATGCGGCACAATTGTTATAGGCCGTCAGGGATTTTCATCAGATCAGGTTTTTGTTATGGGAGGAAATACCAGAAAAATTTTGGAAGGCGCATCTGATATGGCTGTATGGATTGTTTGA